The Methanohalophilus portucalensis genome window below encodes:
- a CDS encoding PLD nuclease N-terminal domain-containing protein, translating to MFDMMGMQIFNIILFLGIGIFGTAFWIWMLIDCITKETDRSNERLIWIIVIVFTHLLGAILYFILRKNKRNR from the coding sequence ATGTTTGACATGATGGGAATGCAAATTTTTAATATCATCCTTTTTTTGGGGATAGGAATATTCGGAACGGCATTCTGGATATGGATGCTTATAGATTGCATCACAAAGGAAACAGACCGAAGTAATGAGAGACTGATCTGGATAATAGTTATTGTGTTTACCCATTTACTGGGAGCCATACTCTATTTTATCCTCAGGAAGAATAAACGCAACCGATAA
- a CDS encoding sensor domain-containing protein — protein MRKINKLFSSFFGVIFQRQTYLNLLYVIFTFPLGTAYFLFLTSGLLVGLSFSIIIIGLPVLLLVLVAWWELVNFERELATRLLGVDIPPLSYEEKPLVNLWSDIKNRFADPAAWKGMMFLFIKFPFGIFTLIILAICFTLTLGLIFAPLTTIYWSSGNTKILIDSFPEAILTSIVGIIIAVCTLHITNILAAISVSLAKIMLGKNNSSVHPETLDEQKSY, from the coding sequence ATGAGAAAAATAAACAAATTGTTCAGTTCATTTTTTGGTGTGATTTTTCAACGCCAGACCTATCTGAACCTGCTTTATGTCATATTCACATTTCCACTGGGTACCGCATATTTCCTTTTCCTGACATCTGGCCTGCTTGTAGGCTTAAGTTTTTCCATAATTATCATAGGACTACCAGTCCTTCTGCTGGTACTGGTGGCATGGTGGGAACTGGTAAATTTTGAAAGGGAACTGGCAACGAGATTGCTTGGTGTAGATATACCTCCGCTGTCCTATGAGGAAAAACCCCTTGTAAACTTATGGAGTGACATTAAAAATCGGTTTGCAGACCCAGCTGCCTGGAAGGGAATGATGTTTTTATTCATCAAATTCCCCTTCGGGATATTTACACTTATAATACTGGCTATCTGCTTTACCCTGACCCTTGGACTTATATTCGCACCGCTTACCACTATCTACTGGTCGTCAGGAAACACAAAAATCCTGATAGACAGCTTCCCTGAGGCAATTCTTACCTCCATTGTGGGAATAATAATTGCAGTCTGTACACTTCACATAACAAATATACTTGCAGCCATATCAGTCAGTCTTGCAAAAATTATGCTTGGAAAGAATAACAGTAGCGTACACCCGGAAACATTGGATGAACAAAAATCCTATTAA
- a CDS encoding MarR family transcriptional regulator, producing the protein MDVLEKIFGKTAQMTVLKNLISHKGESTYLSGIAEETGLSHSSVARVIAPLVETGIVKEKPLGKQIRTFSINMDSELTQLVLEFYERIQEFAD; encoded by the coding sequence TGGATGTTCTTGAAAAGATATTCGGCAAGACTGCACAAATGACAGTTCTCAAAAACCTGATATCCCATAAGGGGGAATCTACCTATCTCTCAGGAATTGCAGAAGAGACAGGCTTGTCTCATTCGAGTGTTGCCCGTGTAATAGCACCTCTTGTAGAAACAGGTATTGTTAAGGAGAAACCTCTGGGAAAACAGATACGTACTTTCAGTATCAATATGGATAGTGAATTGACACAGCTTGTCCTTGAATTCTATGAGCGTATCCAAGAGTTTGCCGATTGA
- a CDS encoding COG1361 S-layer family protein: MNYRKTLTYISLMILLVALTPVNSTTVAASPNTLDVSVMRYSPSPAEIGQYVDIWIKIENTGTGEAEDVSIEMLPEYPLALDSSSNAVKNIGRLKPDTAAVHKYRLYVDEKAKSGSVEFDIRYQPEDSIWLKNTFEIKVGSTAYDSKGSIELEEVSAEPEVFSPGDSGTITFTLKNSATTHSVTIDGEEYDTNAHVQSSSLKADEGIEVSSISDTYGLLGPGDKMEITYNLEMDEQLSAGTHYLNLAIKSNSHIYDCNWEIPVKIDNADVKVIPTITPTLVNGKGTIEFDVANIRQNTLYSVNVIPKAEGIEFSPREYFVGTMEPDELFSIQFEANQIRENITEPLEITVEYRNGMNEHQTTSQLETFKKVQEDKNGISNIAVAALVFVGMLIPAAVLYRRKN, translated from the coding sequence ATGAATTACAGGAAAACGTTAACTTATATTTCACTGATGATACTGCTTGTCGCGCTGACCCCAGTAAATTCAACTACAGTAGCAGCATCTCCAAACACTCTCGATGTGAGCGTGATGCGCTATAGTCCTTCGCCGGCCGAGATAGGCCAGTACGTGGACATATGGATTAAAATAGAAAACACAGGAACCGGAGAGGCAGAAGATGTCTCAATTGAAATGCTCCCTGAATATCCACTGGCCCTGGATTCCTCATCCAATGCTGTCAAAAATATTGGAAGACTGAAACCGGACACTGCAGCTGTGCACAAGTATCGCCTTTACGTGGATGAGAAAGCAAAATCAGGATCTGTCGAGTTTGATATCAGATATCAACCTGAAGATTCTATTTGGTTGAAAAATACCTTTGAGATCAAAGTGGGATCAACAGCCTATGACAGCAAAGGTTCAATTGAACTTGAAGAAGTAAGTGCCGAACCCGAAGTATTCTCACCCGGCGACAGTGGAACGATTACTTTTACCCTGAAAAACAGTGCAACAACTCATTCTGTAACTATTGATGGTGAAGAGTATGACACAAATGCTCATGTCCAGTCATCTTCCCTGAAAGCTGATGAAGGAATAGAAGTATCAAGCATATCCGATACTTACGGATTACTGGGCCCCGGGGATAAGATGGAAATTACTTATAACCTTGAAATGGATGAACAACTTTCTGCAGGTACTCATTACCTGAATCTTGCAATCAAGAGTAACTCCCACATATATGACTGCAACTGGGAGATTCCTGTAAAGATTGATAATGCGGATGTAAAGGTAATACCAACCATCACCCCTACCCTAGTTAACGGGAAAGGAACAATAGAATTTGATGTAGCAAATATAAGACAGAATACCCTTTACTCGGTCAACGTAATACCAAAAGCAGAGGGTATTGAATTTTCACCCAGAGAATATTTCGTGGGTACAATGGAACCTGATGAACTGTTCTCCATCCAATTCGAAGCCAACCAGATAAGAGAAAATATCACAGAACCTCTGGAAATAACCGTTGAATATCGCAACGGAATGAATGAGCACCAGACCACGTCACAGCTGGAAACTTTCAAAAAGGTACAGGAAGACAAAAATGGAATCAGCAATATTGCAGTTGCTGCTCTTGTTTTCGTTGGTATGCTGATTCCGGCAGCTGTACTGTACCGAAGAAAGAATTAA
- a CDS encoding ABC transporter permease: MVNPKQAFKIALGSIRSAKLRSLLTTLGIVIGVAAVIANVSLGASFNQFFTDEIGAVGSNFIIVESKEPGTLGKEEMNLISNLQEVDGISPINSQTATVSYQSSRRHIGIMGVTEDYPEVANLRLSEGNFLTDKDSYSAVIGSEVAEEIFDRPVGNKNSIDLTFTKSNGESVTHRFVVKGILQSPDTKLVQSGIEPDNRIFIPISTMNSMLDENHYDSFFIKAKSIEVVEQTSEEIDDKLGRQFGIDSRQMDNDNAKPYFIMDQVEILEQTKQLSDSLGALLTAVALISLVVGSIGIMNIMLVTVTERTQEIGLMKSLGYTNTSILNLFIVEAMIVGLLGGIAGTLMGMAGAYLAESYMALPVVFPLSKIAAGFIISVLVGLVAGVYPANKAAKMNPTDALRNE, encoded by the coding sequence ATGGTAAATCCCAAACAGGCATTCAAAATAGCCCTTGGGAGCATACGCAGTGCAAAGCTGCGTTCCCTCCTGACTACCCTGGGAATTGTAATAGGAGTGGCAGCAGTAATAGCCAATGTCTCACTGGGCGCCAGTTTCAACCAGTTTTTTACCGATGAGATCGGAGCTGTAGGCTCAAATTTCATTATAGTAGAAAGTAAAGAACCGGGCACTCTTGGCAAAGAGGAAATGAATCTTATTTCTAACCTCCAGGAAGTGGACGGAATCTCACCTATAAATAGCCAGACTGCGACTGTCAGCTATCAGTCTTCCCGGCGTCATATAGGTATAATGGGGGTGACGGAAGATTACCCCGAAGTGGCAAATCTGCGGCTATCAGAAGGAAATTTCCTGACAGATAAAGACAGCTATTCTGCAGTGATTGGTTCTGAAGTTGCAGAAGAAATCTTTGACAGGCCTGTAGGCAATAAGAATTCAATAGACTTGACTTTCACCAAAAGCAATGGGGAAAGTGTCACCCACCGATTTGTTGTAAAAGGAATACTCCAAAGTCCTGATACAAAACTGGTACAATCAGGAATAGAACCTGACAATAGAATATTCATACCGATTTCCACAATGAATTCAATGCTTGATGAAAATCATTATGATTCATTTTTTATAAAAGCAAAAAGTATAGAGGTAGTTGAGCAAACCTCAGAGGAGATTGATGATAAGCTGGGACGCCAGTTCGGCATAGACTCCAGACAAATGGATAATGACAACGCTAAGCCCTATTTCATAATGGATCAGGTGGAAATCCTGGAACAAACAAAACAACTATCTGATTCACTGGGGGCACTGCTAACCGCTGTCGCTCTGATATCCCTTGTAGTTGGATCAATCGGAATAATGAATATTATGCTTGTCACGGTGACTGAAAGAACACAGGAAATCGGATTGATGAAATCCCTGGGATATACGAATACAAGTATACTGAATCTCTTTATCGTAGAGGCAATGATAGTAGGACTTTTAGGAGGTATTGCAGGAACTTTGATGGGAATGGCAGGTGCCTATTTAGCTGAAAGTTACATGGCTTTGCCTGTAGTATTCCCTTTATCCAAAATCGCAGCAGGTTTTATAATTTCAGTCCTTGTAGGGCTTGTAGCAGGGGTATATCCTGCCAATAAGGCTGCAAAGATGAATCCGACAGATGCTTTAAGAAACGAATGA